A region from the Drosophila bipectinata strain 14024-0381.07 chromosome 3R, DbipHiC1v2, whole genome shotgun sequence genome encodes:
- the LOC108121043 gene encoding uncharacterized protein — MSFCIAALTASALIILSTFSLVQGNVTFHFTLDFHVKQPINSSEVIDKTILVENNEISVVDYEATTASPIGQWSDQDQYNDVTLHKVLETRSIVQQLNAELSPLAGRSNYLARTLKLSLRYVNAVDASLENLTNFGELVELLRKFVSLIDTLRDPSNFGGARSLEYVLFKLVLEKYDIPSKRQEIGELLDRAETAWQRYQNSQVVILENST, encoded by the exons ATGTCTTTTTGCATCGCAGCACTGACTGCCAGTGCTCTTATTATCCTGAGCACTTTCTCGCTGGTCCAG GGCAACGTGACGTTTCACTTCACTTTGGATTTCCATGTCAAGCAGCCAATCAACTCGAGCGAGGTGATCGATAAGACCATTCTGGTGGAAAACAATGAGATATCCGTGGTGGACTATGAAGCAACGACTGCCTCGCCAATTGGACAGTGGTCGGATCAGGACCAATATAACGACGTCACCCTGCACAAGGTTCTGGAAACGAGGAGCATTGTCCAGCAATTGAATGCAGAACTTTCCCCCTTGGCTGGTAGAAGCAACTATTTGGCCAGGACACTAAAGCTGAGTCTGCGATATGTCAACGCGGTGGATGCCAGTCTCGAGAATTTGACCAACTTTGGGGAGCTGGTAGAGCTTCTAAGGAAGTTTGTCAGCCTTATAGACACCCTGCGCGACCCCTCTAATTTCGGCGGAGCTCGCAGCTTGGAGTACGTACTCTTTAAACTGGTTCTGGAAAAATACGATATCCCAAGCAAACGGCAGGAAATTGGAGAGTTACTGGATAGGGCGGAGACCGCTTGGCAGAGATACCAAAACTCACAGGTGGTTATCTTGGAGAACTCAACCTGA
- the hng2 gene encoding uncharacterized protein hng2, with translation MGNHKVLRTAGHNNRYSMYEFIEAVHKRSIIWERRHPNFHNRELRDLAWQEIGQELCNEFEEASEPEKQEIVRTLLKRWKNTRDSYLRVNRLRQSGEEVARASYIYEKELSFLLGVKAETDEDEEPIKEEPNVPVKRRRLPASQRSLKKRRRSSGQETDQEPSSPQTENLNLLLDDIPPVFSENGTPPGDPNINTSSTSSCAPTSTSTSFSDPDQAFFDSIKPHMKRMCADRKLDFQIEVLKILRNFKPN, from the exons ATGGGAAATCACAAGGTTCTGAGAACCGCGGGACACAATAATCGGTACTCCATGTACGAATTCATCGAGGCGGTCCACAAGCGTTCCATTATCTGGGAGCGTCGTCACCCTAACTTTCACAATCGGGAACTGAGGGATCTAGCCTGGCAGGAAATTGGCCAGGAGCTGTGCAATGAATTCGAGGAGGCCAGCGAACCAGAGAAGCAGGAAATCG TTAGGACCTTGCTGAAACGTTGGAAAAACACACGGGATAGCTACTTGCGTGTAAACCGGCTGCGCCAAAGTGGCGAAGAAGTGGCCAGAGCTTCCTACATATACGAGAAGGAGCTTAGCTTTCTGTTGGGCGTTAAAGCAGAGACTGATGAGGACGAGGAACCTATAAAAGAGGAGCCCAATGTGCCTGTGAAGCGAAGGCGCCTACCGGCTAGTCAAAGATCACTCAAGAAGCGAAGACGTTCTTCTGGCCAAGAAACGGACCAAGAGCCCTCTTCCCCACAGACCGAAAACCTGAACTTGCTTTTGGACGATATACCGCCTGTCTTCTCTGAAAACGGGACACCACCAGGTGACCCAAATATCAATACATCCTCCACTTCCTCCTGTGCACCCACTTCAACTTCAACTTCCTTCTCTGATCCCGATCAGGCCTTCTTTGACAGCATCAAGCCTCACATGAAGCGGATGTGTGCTGATCGCAAGCTCGACTTTCAAATCGAAGTGCTCAAGATACTCCGTAACTTCAAACCCAATTAA